From the genome of Corallococcus macrosporus DSM 14697:
GCGACGAGGAAGGAGTTGCCCTGGATTCCAGTGCTCGGCGGGCGGATGAAAACGACCCTCTTCTACGGTCCCTGGCAATGCAGGCTGGAGTTCATGCGAACGTGCCAGCGGGAATGCGCCCGGGTCATGGGCTGCCTATGGCTGGCCGACATCAAGCTGGATTGGGAAGGGCGCCTGGTCGTCCCGCCGATTCCAATCAAAGCCAGCAGTCGCTACGGCATCTTCCACTGCTGCTGCGACCATCCCAAGGTGTCACCGGACAAGAATGAGGCTGAGCGGAAAAGGTGGGAGAACTTCCGGACATCCTTCCGGAAGGACTGGAGCAGGAAGTTCGGTGATTGGCCCGAAGAGGACGGCGTGGCCTGGCCCGGGCACCACATCCGGGACCTTCATCATGGCGGCGATCCGGTGGACCCCAGCAACATCATCCCCGTGAAGCCGGGCGTGCATACCGTCTTCAACAGGGCATATCCCGCCTGCTACAGAGGTGAGGCACCGTGGAATACAGTGGGGCTCAATCTGCCCTACTCGGATAAATGACGATGGCCACGTCCATGAGCAGCCTGCTCGAAGAGGTCTCCCGCGAGCACTTCCCATACCCGCCCGCCGCACTCGAGGAGGTTGATGCGTTCGAGCGCCGGGTCGGCTGGAAGTTGGATCCGGACCTGCGCGCCTTCTACTTGCATTGCAATGGAGCGGAGCTGATTGCGCGGCTACCGGACACCCCTTACCGCATCCTCCCGCTGCACAAAATCGTCCGGGCGAGGGTGGCCATCTACGGCGAGGATGACGACAAGTGGGGCCCCCCCTCGGTGTACGCGCTCTGCGATGTGCAGGACGGCAACTACGTGCTGCTGAGCGTGGCCCGACTGGAAAATGGCCGCTACCCCCTCTTCGACGGCGACCACGAAGCGTGGCCGGACCCGGCGTACTGCAAGCAGATCGCCCGTTCCTTCTCGGAGTTCCTGGAGCAGGCGCTGCGAACGCGCCGCAGCCTCTACTGGCTGGGGGAGTAGAGATTTCGTTCAACCGATTCCGCACCGGAGACTACCTACGTCGCCTGAGCCTTCTCCTGAACTCGTGGGAGCAATCCACGCATTGCGGTTGAAGCTCATGCTGGTCGATATGGCCGAACAGCAGCGGGGCCTCGGAGGAGGACTTGGTGTCCTCGTAGACCGCATCGGCCAGCTCCGCATCGTCAGTCACCCCAACGAGCATGGAGTCCCGCACTTCCATGTCGAAATGCGAAGCGGGCAGGACGCCGCCGTCTACCGAATCGACACGCTGGCGCGCCTTGAGGGCAAACTTCCGCCGAAGTTCGAACGGGTGGTTCAGGCATGGGGGCGCACCAACCAGCAATTGCTCCAGAGAACCTGGGATCGCACGCGCCCGACGGATGCTTCATGCTGACCATTTCACCGGAAGGTGGCGCGGAGACGCGGCGGTAGAGGTCATCCCCTGACGCGCGCCTCCGCGCTGGCCCCATCGAAGCGCCGCGGGCGCAGCAGCCGCAGCGTCAGCACCAACGCGAGGAACAGCACGCTGGCGCTCACGGTGACGAAGCGGAGGCCCAGCCGGTCGGCCAGCGCGCCCAGGCCCCACACGCCCGCCGCGTACGCGCCGCCGAGCACCATGCTGAACAGGCTGCTCATCCGCGCCTGCAGCTCGCGGGGCACGCGCGACTGGCAGTACGCGTGCATCCCGCTCATCAGCATCATGTAGTTGGCGCCCAGCACGCAGATGACGGCGGCGGCCACCTGCAGCGTGGGTGACAGCCAGTACAGCGTGGCCACGCCGCCAATGGACGTCGCCGCCAGCCCCAGCAGCCTGCGCTGGCCCAGCGTGTCCACCAGCGTGCCCACCAGCAGCGCGGCCGTCACCGCGCCCACGCCCTGGCAGGTGACGAGCAGCGACGTGGCCGCCGCGCCCTGGCCGAACACGCGGATGGCGAACACCGGCACCAGGCCGATGAAGGGCGCCACCAGGCCCGCGGACAGCAGCGTGCCCCACAGCATCAGCGAGATTTCCGAATCGCCCCGCGCCACGGAGAAGCCGTGGGCAATCTGCTTCCACAGGCCCTGCGTGGCCCGCGCCGCCGTCCGCGTCAGCGTCTTCACCTGCGACAGCGCCACCAGCACCGCGACGAAGGACAGCGTGTTGACCAGCAGCGCCCACGACGTCCCGCCCACGCTCAGCACCAGCGCGGCCAGCGCCGGGCCAATGATGCGCCCCAGGTTGAACTGCGCCGAGTTGAGGCTCATGGCGCTGTGCAAATCCCGCGGCGGCACCAGCTCCGCGAGCATCGCGGAGAAGGCCGGGTTGATGAGCGTGCTGGCGCAGCCGTGGACGAAGGAGATGACGCCCACCACGGGGACGCTGAGCCGGTGCGTGAAGGCCAGCAGCGTCAGCACGCCCGCGAGCACCAACTGCACCACCGTGCCCAGCGCGACGTAGGCCCGCCGGTCGAACCGGTCCGCGAGCGCGCCGCCCACGGGCGACAGCACCACGGCGGGGAGGAAGGTGAGGGCCACGATGCCACCGGTCCACTCGGCGCGGCCGGTGGCCTCGGTGACGTAGACGCCCATGGCCACCGTCTCCATCCAGGTGCCGATGGTGGAGACCAGGGCTCCCACCCAGACCGCGAAGTAGCCGGGGTGCTCGAAGGCGCGAAGCGAGGAGAGACGTGGCAGTCGGAGGGCGCGCACGGCGGGGACCTTTGTACCCCGGAGCCGCGCGACGAGCCGGCGGTTGCTTTGAGCCGCTATGACGAAAGGCGGGGCACAGCCAGCAGTCGCGCTTCAGCCCGGGGAGCGGACAGCGACGTCATGAACACGGCGGCCATGACGGGGCTTCCCGGACGCGCTGCCCGTGAAGCCCCTACATGTCGCCGTGTGCACAGCCCGCCGTGTCAGCGCCGAGCCCCGTCCAGCATGGAGACGGGGCCCTTGCCACGGCGCTTCACGGTGCCGTCGTCGGAGATGCGCGCGCCCGTCTCCGGGAAGTCGTCCTGGGTGAGCTTGCGCATCAGCTTGAGGACGGCGCCCTTCGGGTCCGGCACGGCGATGCCCCGGTCCACCTGCTTCGTGGGGAGGATGCGGCCGGCCGTGAAGTCGCCGTCGCGGTCCAGTTCCACCTCCAGCACCATGCCCAGGCCCTGGGGACCGCGCAGGTTGAAGCGGCCGTAGGTGGCGAAGTTCCCCAGCGAGTAGGCGATGAGCCGGCCCTTGTAGAACTCCATGCCGCGCACCACGTGCGGCCCGTGGCCGATGACCAGGTGCGCGCCCGCGTCCACCACCGCGCGCGAGAAGGCGCGCAAGTCGCCCCGGTCCTCGCCGTAGAACTTCTCCCGGCCCCTGGGCACGTGCAGCGCCTTGCTGCCCTCCGCGCCGCCGTGGAACGACACGATGACGATGTCGTTCTCGGCCGCGGCGATGCGCACCAGCCCCGTCGCCGTGGTCAGGTTGTTGAGGTGGTTGCAGGCCGGCGAGGTGTGGAACGCCACCATGCCGATGCGCAGCCCGTTGCGCTCCACCGTGGCGATGGTGCCCGGCGCGCCGCTCCACGCGATGCCCAGCGTGTCCAGCGTGGACTCCGTGGTGCGGCGGCACGCCTCGCCGAAGTCACCCGAGTGGTTGTTCGCCGTGGACGCCAGGTCCACCCCGGCCTCCTTCAAATACTGGCCGTACTCGGTGGGCGAGCGGAACGCGTAGCAGTTCTTCGACGAGCGGCACTTCTTCGTCTCGCCGGTGTCGCACAGCGGCCCCTCCAGGTTGATGAAGGTGAGGTCCGCGTCCTCCAGCAGCGGGCGCACGCCGGCAATCACGCTGCCGGCGCCGTCCGGAGGCAGGTGGCCTTCGGGCACGGTGGTGCCCAGCATGACGTCCCCCACGGCGCGGAGGCGCACCTTCGCGTCGGCCGGCGGGGGAGGGCGGTCGATGATCCGCGGCCCCTCGGCCAGCCTCGCCTGGAGCATGGCCTGCCCACGGGACTGGGCCAGCGCGCCCTCCAGGTCCGGGTGGTCCGGCTGGAGCTTCTGCACCTCGGTCCACTGCGCGTGGGCCTCCACCCACTGGTTCTCCAGGGAGTGCGCCCAGCCCAGCTCCCACCGGCAGTCCACGCGCGAGGGCGCGGCCTCCACACAGGCGGAGAGCTGGGTGATGGCCGTGGGGAAGTCCTTCGCCTTGAGGGCCTCCATGCCCTGGGCGTAGCTGACGTCCGGGTCGGGCAGCGGGACGCGGGGGGCGGCGGCCTCGTGCAGGGCCAGGGCCGCGGCGCGCAGGGCGGCGGCGCCGGCCTCCGCGGCGGCGCGGCCCAGGTCCAGCACCGCGCCAGCCTCACCCGCGCGGGGGTAGGCGTTCAGGTCGGTGATGACGGTCTCCGGCGCGGGCGCCGGGCGCTGCGTCCCCGGGCCCGGGTTGGCGCTCGGGCCCGCGTCGGGCGCTTGCGAGGGAGCGACGTGCTGCGCGGGGGCGGGCTCACGCGCCGGAGCGGCATCCGGCGTGGACGCGAGCGCCATCAGGAGAAGGACGGACGAGGGCATGTCCCGCCATTCTAGAGGCCCTCCCGGGATTCTGTGACAGGGGAGATGGCCTCGCCCTGCCAGCAGCCGGGCAGGCGACACTCTCACCCCAGCGCGTCGAGCAGCATCGAGCGGCGGCGCTGACGCGGCAGCAGCCTGAAGCGCCGCAGCTCCTTGCGCTTCACGCGGCGCTCGATGGCGCTGTGGACGGAGAGCGGCCCCGGCCCGCGCAGCAGCAGGCCGAGCGCGATGGCGCCCAGGGCCAGGTTGAACTCGAAGCCGCCCTTCGTGTTGTCGAAGCCCTTGGGGCCGTGGACCTTGGCCACGGCGACGGCCTGGGTGACGAGCACGGCCAGCGCGGCCGGGCGTGTGGCGATGCCGAGGATGGCGCTCACGCCCGCGAGCAGCTCCGCCACGCCGGTGGCGACGACCCAGGGCTTGCCCGGCTTGAAGCCGAGCTGCTCGAAGAAGCCCGCGTGTTGCTCGGTGCCCTCGGGCCGGAGCTTGGACACGCCGTGGACCAGCATCGTCGACCCGAGCGACAGGCGCGGCGGGAGCAGGGCCGCCGCCTTGAGGATGCTCGGTTGCTCGGTGAGGGTCGCCACGTTCATACCTTGCACTCCTTGTGGGGGCCGGGGCCCGTGAGCGGAAACCTGGGTAGGTTGGGCCCGGCGCGGGCGCATGGCACGCCCCGGCGGTTCCGCCTCCCTTGGCTGGTGGGCATACTGGCGGCCTCACGGGGCCTGACACCTGGGCGCGAGTGGACCTCGCGTCGCAGTGCGGGCCCGGCGTGAATACCCCCTGGTCCGAGGCAGTCACCCCGTCATGTTCCTCCGCTGGCCGCTGCTGTCCCTGTCGCTGTTGGTGTCCACGCCGGTGCTCGCGGAGGACGGCGTCGCCATCCGGGTCCGGTGCTCGGAGAAGTGCACGGTGGTGCTGGATGGGAAGCATGGCTTCCGGGTGAATGACTCCACCTGGGAGTTCAAGGGCATTGCCCCGGGCAACCGGCGCATCGACGCCACGGGGGTGCTGAACCGGCCGCTCGCCGGCAGCTTCGTGTTCATTCCGGACGTGGCGACGGCGGACGTGTTCCTCGCCAGCAACAAGCGCATCATCATCGAGCCCGGCAGCTCCACGATGCCCGGCACGCCGGACTGGGCCGAGCCGAACCCGCCCGCGCCGGCCTCCACGTCCAGGGCGCCGAGCGTGGCCACCGTGAGGTGCCAGGATGACTGCACGGTGCTGCTCGACGGGAAGCGAGGCCTCCGCCGGGACAACCGGACCTGGGAGTTCCGCGACGTGGCGCCGGGTCAGCGCCGCGTGGAGGGCACCGGTGGCTTCTTCAACCAGCAGCAGTTCGTGGACTACGTGGAGATACCGGGCGGCGCGGAGGTCACCCTCTACGGAGACGCCAAGGGCCGGGTGACGCTCACGCGGCAGGAGGACCTGGAGGCGGCGCGGCGGCCCCAGGCGAGCGCCACGATGACGTCCATGGTCCACGTGCGCTGCCCGAAGGCGTGCACCGTGATGATGGACGGACAGCGCCGGGGCACGAGCAACGCGACGAACCTGAGCCTGCGCGACGTGCCGCCTGGAGCGCACGAGCTGGAGGTGGTCTTCACGGTGGGCGGGAAGCCGCGGCGCTCGACGCTGGAGGTCCCCGCGAGCCGCGAGCTGTTCGTCACCGTGTCCGAGGAGCACGGCGTGCAGGTGACGAACACGAAGCCGCTCACGGCCACGCCGTAGGCGCCTGTTCAGGTCCTCTCGGCGAGCGGCGGATCCATCAGCGCCGCCACCTCCGGGGTGTAGCCCCCGGGTCCTTCCCCATGGACGATGAGGGGCGGGCGCACGGCGAGGCCCCGGTCCCTGTCCCGCAGCGCATGCACCAGGAAGCGCGTGGCCGGGGCGCCTACGCGCGCGTGGACGAAGCGCAGCGCGGTGGGGTGGAGCTTCGCCTGGGCCAGCAGGCCGAGGACTTCAGCCACGCGCGCGGCCGGGTACACCAGGCTCACGCCGCCGCCGGGTGCCAACGCGTACCGGGCCGCCGCGACGACGGATTGCGCGTCACAGGCCACCTCTGACTTGGACATGGCGCGCTCGTCATCGGGGCTGCGGACGCCTGCGTCGGCGAGGCGGAAGGGCGGGTTGGAGACGACGTGGGCGTACAGGCCTCCGGGGACATGTTCGCGGATCCGCCGCAGGTCCCCGAGCAGCGGGGTGACGTGGGCCTCGCACGCGTTGAGCGCCACGGCGCGCGTCAGCCGGGCGTGCACAGAGGGTTGGAACTCCAGGGCGTCCACGGGCCCCAGGCCGAACTGCTTCACGAGCAGGAAGGACACCACGCCGCTGCCGGCGCCCAGCTCCAGCATCCGCCCGGGTGTGCCGGCGCCCTCGGTGGCCGCGAAGTGGGCCAGCAGCACGGCGTCCAGCGTGAAGCGGTAGCCCGTCCGCCGCTGGAGCACCCGCACCCCCGCCGTGCCAATGGAGTCGAGCGTTTCGTCCGGGCCGGGCCCCGGCGGCAGGGTGGGTTCAGGCATGGGCTTTCCGCGCTGGGCAGCCGTGTCCCAGACCCGGAGGCTGGTGTCCAGGGCGCGCGCCCAAGCCACCGACCTGACAGGCGGTGCGTCGGTGGTTGGCTGCCGCCATCTTCAATCTATTGACTCTAATACGGCTAGAGCTTCAATAGATTGAAGCATGCCGCGACAGAACCTGACGAGCGACACGGCGCCTCTGGCGGTGGTCCGGGCGGTGGAGCGCCTGGGCCAGAACATCGCGCGGGCGCGGATCCGACGCGGGTTGCGGCAGGTGGATCTCGCGAAGAAGACGGGGCTGGCGCTTGGAACGCTCAAGCGAATCGAAGAGGGCAGTCCCACAACGGGACTCAGCGCCTACTTCACCGTCCTCTGGGCCCTGGGCCTGGAGCAGGAGTTTGACAACCTCGCCGCTCCGGAGCGAGACGAGGAGGGCAAGACGCTCGAGTTGGCACGACAGCCGCAGCGGGTGCGTCTGAAGAAAGGCCTGGATGCGGACTTCTGAAGACCCAACCTGTTTTGTGTACGTCCAACTGCCGGAATCCATGGAGGTCGTCACCTGCGGACGCTTCCAACAACAAGGCGAGGTCGGACGCTTCGTCTACGGCCGGAGCTATCTGGCCAACCCGCGCGCCGTCGAACTGGAGAAGTTCGAATTGCCGCTCCGCCCGGGCACCTTCGAGACAGCCCGACTCGGCGGCATCTTCGGCTCCCTGCGCGACGCCTCTCCGGATGCGTGGGGCCGCAGAGTCATTGAGCGGCAGTTGGAACGTGTGGCCCTGAGCGAGGTTGATTTCCTCCTCAACTCTCCCGAGGACCGCGCGGGGGCGCTGTCATTCGGCACCAGTCCCACGCCGCCCGCGCCCGTCCATCGGTTCAACAAGGTCCTGCGGCTGGACCTGTTGCTTGAAGAGGCAAGGCGCGTCGAACAAGAGCTGCCGCTCTCCGGCGTCCAGGTCAGTGACCTGGTGAACCCCGGCAGTTCCATGGGCGGCGCCCGGCCCAAGAACGTCGTCGAGGATGAAGAAGGCCTGTGGGTCGCCAAGTTCCCGGCCCGAGGCGACCGTTGGAACAACGCGGCGGTCGAAGGGGGCATGCTGAGGCTTGCCCGCGAATGCGGCTTGAAGGCCGCCGTGAGCAAGCGCACGCACGTCGCGGGACAGGACGTATTGCTGGTCCGGCGATTCGACAGGCAGCGGGTCGATGGCGGCTATCACCGGCACCGGATGGTCAGTGCCCTGACCGTCCTGCGTGCCGATGAGCATCCCCAGGACCGCTCGAAGTGGTCCTACATCCTGCTGGCGGATGAGCTGAAGCGGTGGGTCGGCGACCCGGACGAGGACCTGCGCGAGCTGTTCTCGCGGATGGTGTTCAACGCCCTCATCTCGAACGTCGACGACCATCCGAGGAACCACGCACTCATCGCGGCAGGGACGGCGTGGAACCTCTCTCCGGCCTATGACTTGACGCCCTCGCCGCAGGCCAGCCTGGAGCGTCACCTGGCCATGGAAGTCGGCAGCGCGCAGCACCGGCGTGCCACCCGGCTGAATCTCTTGAGTGAGTGCGGCCGCTTCCGGCTTTCGAAAGAGGCCGCCAATCACCTCATCGACACGATGAAGGCCACCGTGACAGCCCGCTGGCGTGGTGCCATCAAGGACTGCGGTGGCACCGACGCGGACGTGACGGCGGTCGAGCGGGCGTTCGACTCCGAGGGCTTCGAGTACACGCATTACAGCGTGTAGACGACCGTCAGCACCGCGTTCGCCCCATCCCGGATGAACAGGTGGCCGCGAAGTGGGCCAGCGGCACGGCGTCCAGGTCGAGGCGAGCCTGCTTGACTGAGAAGTGCCCGCCCGGGACGTTCGGCTCCATCCTTCGGCCCCGAAATCACCTCACCAGCGTGCATTGACGGATAAAAACTCATTTAAATTCAGTAGTTTATACGGATTATACCGATCAAAAATCACTTCACGGATCCTTTCAGGAATCTGTTCATGGCCACCTTGGAACAGTTGCTCGCGGTGCTCGGGCGTCAGGTCGAGGTGAAGGGGGGCGAGCTGGCGACCCAGCTCCGGGTCTCACGCCCGACGGTGTCGCGGCTGCTCGCCTCGGCGGGTCCGAGCGTGTGCCGGATGGGGCAGGGGCCCGCCACGCGCTATGCGCGCGCCCGCTCCATCGCCGCCCTGGGAGAGCAGATACCGCTGTACCGCGTCGGCGAGACGGGCCGTCCCTCCGAAGCAGGCATCCTGTACCCGCTCTGGAACGGGGGCTGCTGGGTCGCGCAAGCAGAGGGGGTGGGGGAGCGGTTCGCCGGGCTCCCGCCCTTCGCCGCCGACATGAGCCCCCA
Proteins encoded in this window:
- a CDS encoding CapA family protein; the encoded protein is MPSSVLLLMALASTPDAAPAREPAPAQHVAPSQAPDAGPSANPGPGTQRPAPAPETVITDLNAYPRAGEAGAVLDLGRAAAEAGAAALRAAALALHEAAAPRVPLPDPDVSYAQGMEALKAKDFPTAITQLSACVEAAPSRVDCRWELGWAHSLENQWVEAHAQWTEVQKLQPDHPDLEGALAQSRGQAMLQARLAEGPRIIDRPPPPADAKVRLRAVGDVMLGTTVPEGHLPPDGAGSVIAGVRPLLEDADLTFINLEGPLCDTGETKKCRSSKNCYAFRSPTEYGQYLKEAGVDLASTANNHSGDFGEACRRTTESTLDTLGIAWSGAPGTIATVERNGLRIGMVAFHTSPACNHLNNLTTATGLVRIAAAENDIVIVSFHGGAEGSKALHVPRGREKFYGEDRGDLRAFSRAVVDAGAHLVIGHGPHVVRGMEFYKGRLIAYSLGNFATYGRFNLRGPQGLGMVLEVELDRDGDFTAGRILPTKQVDRGIAVPDPKGAVLKLMRKLTQDDFPETGARISDDGTVKRRGKGPVSMLDGARR
- a CDS encoding SMI1/KNR4 family protein, which produces MATSMSSLLEEVSREHFPYPPAALEEVDAFERRVGWKLDPDLRAFYLHCNGAELIARLPDTPYRILPLHKIVRARVAIYGEDDDKWGPPSVYALCDVQDGNYVLLSVARLENGRYPLFDGDHEAWPDPAYCKQIARSFSEFLEQALRTRRSLYWLGE
- a CDS encoding tRNA1(Val) (adenine(37)-N6)-methyltransferase yields the protein MPEPTLPPGPGPDETLDSIGTAGVRVLQRRTGYRFTLDAVLLAHFAATEGAGTPGRMLELGAGSGVVSFLLVKQFGLGPVDALEFQPSVHARLTRAVALNACEAHVTPLLGDLRRIREHVPGGLYAHVVSNPPFRLADAGVRSPDDERAMSKSEVACDAQSVVAAARYALAPGGGVSLVYPAARVAEVLGLLAQAKLHPTALRFVHARVGAPATRFLVHALRDRDRGLAVRPPLIVHGEGPGGYTPEVAALMDPPLAERT
- a CDS encoding DUF4160 domain-containing protein, with translation MLVDMAEQQRGLGGGLGVLVDRIGQLRIVSHPNEHGVPHFHVEMRSGQDAAVYRIDTLARLEGKLPPKFERVVQAWGRTNQQLLQRTWDRTRPTDASC
- a CDS encoding type II toxin-antitoxin system HipA family toxin, with the translated sequence MRTSEDPTCFVYVQLPESMEVVTCGRFQQQGEVGRFVYGRSYLANPRAVELEKFELPLRPGTFETARLGGIFGSLRDASPDAWGRRVIERQLERVALSEVDFLLNSPEDRAGALSFGTSPTPPAPVHRFNKVLRLDLLLEEARRVEQELPLSGVQVSDLVNPGSSMGGARPKNVVEDEEGLWVAKFPARGDRWNNAAVEGGMLRLARECGLKAAVSKRTHVAGQDVLLVRRFDRQRVDGGYHRHRMVSALTVLRADEHPQDRSKWSYILLADELKRWVGDPDEDLRELFSRMVFNALISNVDDHPRNHALIAAGTAWNLSPAYDLTPSPQASLERHLAMEVGSAQHRRATRLNLLSECGRFRLSKEAANHLIDTMKATVTARWRGAIKDCGGTDADVTAVERAFDSEGFEYTHYSV
- a CDS encoding helix-turn-helix domain-containing protein, giving the protein MPRQNLTSDTAPLAVVRAVERLGQNIARARIRRGLRQVDLAKKTGLALGTLKRIEEGSPTTGLSAYFTVLWALGLEQEFDNLAAPERDEEGKTLELARQPQRVRLKKGLDADF
- a CDS encoding DoxX family protein, yielding MNVATLTEQPSILKAAALLPPRLSLGSTMLVHGVSKLRPEGTEQHAGFFEQLGFKPGKPWVVATGVAELLAGVSAILGIATRPAALAVLVTQAVAVAKVHGPKGFDNTKGGFEFNLALGAIALGLLLRGPGPLSVHSAIERRVKRKELRRFRLLPRQRRRSMLLDALG
- a CDS encoding MFS transporter, coding for MRALRLPRLSSLRAFEHPGYFAVWVGALVSTIGTWMETVAMGVYVTEATGRAEWTGGIVALTFLPAVVLSPVGGALADRFDRRAYVALGTVVQLVLAGVLTLLAFTHRLSVPVVGVISFVHGCASTLINPAFSAMLAELVPPRDLHSAMSLNSAQFNLGRIIGPALAALVLSVGGTSWALLVNTLSFVAVLVALSQVKTLTRTAARATQGLWKQIAHGFSVARGDSEISLMLWGTLLSAGLVAPFIGLVPVFAIRVFGQGAAATSLLVTCQGVGAVTAALLVGTLVDTLGQRRLLGLAATSIGGVATLYWLSPTLQVAAAVICVLGANYMMLMSGMHAYCQSRVPRELQARMSSLFSMVLGGAYAAGVWGLGALADRLGLRFVTVSASVLFLALVLTLRLLRPRRFDGASAEARVRG